From Gopherus evgoodei ecotype Sinaloan lineage chromosome 15, rGopEvg1_v1.p, whole genome shotgun sequence, one genomic window encodes:
- the SGSH gene encoding N-sulphoglucosamine sulphohydrolase: MGLRWALLLLLALGRAGRARNVLLLVADDGGFESGVYNNSAINTPNLDALAGRSLVFRNAFTSVSSCSPSRASILTGLPQHQNGMYGLHQDVHHFNSFDKVQSLPLLLSQAHIRTGIIGKKHVGPETVYPFDFAYTEENSSVLQVGRNITRIKLLVRKFLQSQDERPFFLYVAFHDPHRCGHSQPQYGAFCEKFGNGESGMGWIPDWKPQLYSPEHVQLPYFVPDTPAARADLAAQYTTIGRMDQGIGLVLEELRSAGLHNTTLVIYTSDNGIPFPSGRTNLYWSGTAEPLLVSSPKHTERWGQVSQAYASLLDLTPTILDWFAIPYPSYSIFGTKTVQLTGKSLLPALVSEQPWITVFSSQSHHEVTMYYPMRAIQHQQFHLIHNLNFRTPFPIDQDFYVSPTFQDLLNRTRARQPTHWNRTLHQYYYRDRWELFDRSSDPTESRNLASDSQYAEVLELLKAHLLKWQWDTNDPWVCAPDGVLEEKLSPQCQPLYNEL; the protein is encoded by the exons ATGGGCCTGCGCtgggcgctgctgctgctgctggcgctggGCCGGGCCGGCCGAGCCCGCAACGTGCTGCTCCTCGTGG cGGACGATGGTGGCTTTGAGAGCGGCGTGTACAACAACTCCGCCATCAACACCCCCAACCTGGACGCCTTGGCCGGGCGCAGCCTCGTCTTCCGGAACGCCTTCACCTCCGTCAGCAGCTGCTCCCCCAGCAGGGCCAGCATCCTGACCGGCTTACCCCAG CACCAAAATGGGATGTATGGGCTGCACCAGGACGTGCATCATTTCAACTCCTTTGACAAGGTGCAGAGTCTTCCCCTGCTGCTCAGCCAGGCACATATCCGGACAG GGATAATTGGGAAGAAGCATGTTGGGCCGGAGACAGTGTATCCCTTTGATTTCGCGTACACTGAGGAGAACAGCTCTGTGCTGCAGGTGGGCAGAAACATCACCCGGATCAAACTGCTCGTCCGCAAATTTCTGCAGAGCCAGGACGAGAG GCCGTTCTTCTTGTACGTCGCCTTCCACGATCCCCATCGCTGCggccattcccagccccagtacGGGGCCTTCTGTGAGAAGTTCGGCAATGGCGAGAGCGGCATGGGCTGGATCCCCGACTGGAAGCCCCAGCTGTACAGCCCAGAGCACGTGCAG ctcccgtaCTTCGTTCCAGACACTCCAGCCGCTCGCGCTGACCTGGCTGCTCAGTACACAACAATCGGGCGCATGGACCAAG GGATCGGGCTGGTCCTGGAGGAGCTGCGCAGCGCCGGCTTGCACAACACCACGCTGGTGATTTACACCTCCGACAACGGCATCCCATTCCCCAGCGGCAGGACCAACCTGTACTGGTCGGGCACTGCTGAGCCCCTGCTGGtctcctcccccaaacacacCGAGCGCTGGGGGCAGGTCAGCCAGGCCTATGCCAGCCTGTTGG atCTCACGCCCACCATCTTGGACTGGTTTGCCATCCCCTATCCCAGCTACAGCATCTTTGGCACCAAAACAGTGCAGCTCACCGGGAAATCGCTCCTGCCAGCCCTGGTGTCAGAGCAGCCTTGGATCACCGTCTTCAGCAGCCAGAGCCACCACGAGGTCACCATGTACTACCCCATGCGGGCTATCCAGCACCAGCAGTTCCACCTGATCCACAATCTCAACTTCAGAACACCTTTCCCTATTGACCAGGACTTCTACGTCTCGCCAACCTTCCAGGACCTGCTCAACCGGACTAGAGCCAGGCAGCCGACCCATTGGAACAGGACCCTGCACCAGTACTACTACAGGGACCGCTGGGAGCTGTTCGACCGGAGCAGCGATCCCACTGAGAGCCGGAACCTGGCCTCCGACTCCCAGTACGCTGAGGTATTGGAGCTGCTCAAAGCCCACCTGTTGAAGTGGCAGTGGGACACTAATGACCCTTGGGTGTGTGCCCCAGACGGCGTCTTAGAGGAAAAACTGAGCCCCCAGTGCCAGCCACTTTACAATGAACTGTGA